Genomic window (Temnothorax longispinosus isolate EJ_2023e chromosome 3, Tlon_JGU_v1, whole genome shotgun sequence):
AGTCTGCTTTGCACTGTCTGCCACGCCGTACGTCAATTGCAAGTTATAATAATGACCGATCTCTCTCAAAGTCATAAAGTAATCAATTTCGGCGCCGGCCCTGCTAAATTACCGCACGAggtatgttaaaaaatttttttacaactcgcattatgcaaataaaaatttccaagttaaaagaaaaattattttccaaaaataaatgactaattttatcaaattaattttcttaataatttagatGTTTTTTTAACCTATAAAAAAACGCATGAATATTCtgtataaatcaaaatttatataacaatccattacatataaaatgcaataactCTTTTAGCATATGTTTTCACGAATAAGCTAGTCCAGCAAGTAAAATGCAGTAAGCTAGGAATTTGCAAacagataaaacaaaatattacgtaGATTGAGATTAACTACGTTCGCATTAAGCTTAAATTCTGCCAGCAGTATCTGTTTCCTTCTTCTGCTCttccttccccccccccccccttcgaCGACATTCCGACAACAAATTGCCAGTAGAACGGAGAAAGAATCTATCATTTCGCAACCATTAAAATGGCATGTATCATTTAAGTGATTACGAAATGACATTATGCTCAGTTTTGTAGTGGATTTGTTATCGTATTCTGTTAGTagattttataagattattataagataagaaatattctaaactaaaaaaacaatatgtatagtataaatatatgtatggaGAAATTGATGATTAATATTGTtactacataatatataagtgTTGCGAGTAATTGCAGAAAAAAGTTGTAATTTGATCTAATTGATCTCAATTGCCAAGTTATAAAGGATATGTTCTTTCAAGATACGACTTGTCAGTAAATATGTGCAGATAGCTTTTGCATTAATGTTCCTGATGTTAATCtgttaatacttattttatttaaacttactTTCATGTAAtaccaattaatttttttgcaacatATACGTTTAAATGTGTacatacgtaatatatattacatatagtcacaataatttttttgaagaagTATAtgcaaaagatatttatataactttatagtCTCCTCtccataagaaatattaataatttctgcgATTTACAGTCGACCTATGATTTTCGGATCCATGAGAATAGACAGCCGTCTCTTCGCgcattattatcataaataaataatcttcatacttttatgcaataatcacgtataataaatgcatttcaGTCACATTTTTTGTGCTATCAAAACGATCGATCATGTTGTGTTTTTaaatccatttttatattagaagaTAACAGAATTTGAATAAGTCGCATTCATTGAACTAACAGATATATCAATTAATCGAGAATGCTTCGTCATTTATAGGTTCTGAAAAAAGTGCAGGAGGAATTACTCGCATATGGAAACACGCAAATCAGCATCCTTGAGCTAAGCCATCGATCGAATGACTTTAAGAAAGTTATCGACGATGCACAGGCTACACTGCGAGACATCCTGTGAGTCAATTAAAAATCGAAGTCAAATCACTCGACATAAGCCGTTTATTTCAAAAGTGATACCATtcattgcaataaattacaataaaatatataacgcgataaacgtaatatatataaatttttgcaagaCTCTTGATGTAAAACTTACAAAGTTCTTAtccttaattttaatgttctcAAACATTCAAatcaaagttaattttttttaataaaattaaaaaaaatttttagacaatCAAGTAATTTAAACtcaatctaaatttttttacattagagtttattaatattacaaaataaaaataatatattcatcattgcaatatgaattatatctgGCCTTCTTGTCTATAATCTGTAGATtatatccatatatatatatatatatatatatataatatataatctattatatgtagattatacatatgtacagtAGTGGCCAAAAGTTTCCGAACAGTCACAAAAATCtaaatgcattaattattttgagaacAATTACTTCAACAGTCATACATGAGATATGCAAATGATaaagacaaattaataatatctacgatatcatattttttattggagaaaaatataaataacaggtTTTACAGTAAACACAGTAATTTGCCGGActattcatttataattgaaaaattacaacaaatttcatattaacaaaattttccatattGAAAATGaagtttatttcattttgtcgGTATTCCTTTCGAAGCAATCTGCTGCACACCGACGAGACATAGACTACTTTTACACAGCGGCTTATAATTCGGTTTAATAACTACCGTATACTATCcgatcaaaaatttttcttcttttgatcATAATGATtgattgtttaaataaaagctTTTTTCGATACTTAAACTACAATTtctaatgtgtgtgtgtgtgtgtgtgtgtgtgtgtgtgtgtgtgtggtgggtgtgtgtgtgtgtgtgtatcaaAAGAGATTGattcaaatgtttaaaatataaaatggctTATATTTAAGTGGTCattatgataaaaagaaaaaatttggaTCGGTTAGTATGCGGTAGTTATAAAACCGGATTATAAGTCgccgtgtaaacgtagtcatAGACTCTATAAGACGGTTTATCAAGTCCAGTAATATGCTATTCTATTTTCAGTGACTCATACAAATCAGTTTTGTTGGAATGTATGGCCCAGCACGTTTTAGTTcttcttaaaagtatttatattaaagtccGATGATTGCGCAGGCCACTTCATAACTTGAACATTGTTGCTGAGGAGCCAGTCTTCCAGTCTTTTACAAGTCTAGAACAACGTTTCGGGTCATTGTCATACTGAAGAATCCAATTTATAGGCATTTTTTCTGTAGCAAAATTAAGCAAATTATTTTGCAGTATCTCTCGATACAGTAGTGAGTCcatttttccattaatttgAACTAACGGACCGACGCCTTCAGCAGAGAAAATGTTCCACACCATAATATTGCCACGACCATGTTTGACTGCAGATATTAGGTATCTGgcattatatctttttcctaCAGGACGCTTTACATACTCTCTTACTGCTTCCAAAGAGATTCCTATCTAATTCCtgttgtttatatttttctttaataaaaaatatgatatcgttatattattaatttgtctttatcatttatatatatcatgtatGATCGTTGAAGTAATTGtccttaaaataattaatgcatttaGATTTTTGTGACTGGAAACATTTGGCCACTATTGTATAGTCTGTATATAGGAGCTTTtctcgtaaattttttatttttacaagtgaTTTCTATTCTTTAAAGCAATATTCCTGACAACTATAAAACCCTGTTCATGCAAGGAGGCGGTACCGGACTTTTTGCGGCAATTCCTATGAATATTATGAATGGCACTgcagattatttaataactggtaagaaataatttctagATGTTCAATAAAGTAGCATAACATTGATATTTTCTAGCCTAAAGGCATAAATTTGTTTAGGTTCATGGTCTGCAAAAGCAGCAAAAGAAGCAGCTAAGTACGGAAAAGTGAACATGGTGCTACCTAAAGTGACAAAATACACAGAAATTCCGGATCCTTCCACTTGGAACTTAGATGCAAATGCAtcatatgtttattattgtgCCAATGAAACTGTGCACGGTAAACAAAacactttgaaattttttcttgtcatattattttaacatcacactgatatttttgaaatatgtttCCAGGAATCGAATTTGATTATATCCCAGAAACAAATGGCATACCACTTGTTGCTGATATGTCTTCGAATATACTTACGAAACCTTTTGACGTGTCTAAAGTAGGTATAGGTATAGCATCCAAGCTAGCAATAAGCCTGTTTATTTTAATGGAACTTCTTATacagttcatcttttctctttttctctccgtgaaaaaaaaaagaggaaagatgaatcgtgcaagaagttcagctaaaacgaacaggcttataaaaagatatgagTATCTTAAGACATATTGATATGAATTGTGTTTGATGAATTGTTGTTTGCATCAGCATGtatgatttctttttattacctCACTCCgtcaataatattaagaattgtTGAagtgatatacatatatttgtagtAACTTTTAATCTAGTGTTACTAAAGCGGATTATAACAAATTCAGGTGTTATTTGGTGGACATTATAGTGTTATTTTCACACATAACTGTTCTGTAtctgtaagaaaataaataaaagtttagagtgattttgacaattttattgatataatacgGATTCAAGCACCAAATAGcatacttaattaaaatatttcataaatttcatattatgACTTAGATTAGCTGGAGTTTAATAAATCTCATCTTGGTAATCGTCGGTaacatattttcattttagtAACACAAGATTAACTGTTCgctcaaatatattaattattataaacatatatgttttCAGTTTGCAGTAATTTTTGCGGGTGCACAGAAGAACATTGGCCCAGCTGGTGTTACTTTAGTGATTGTACGAAATGACATGCTTGGTCGTGCTATGGATATATGTCCGACGATactaaattttactataatgGCGAATGATAATTCTCTGCACAATACTCCACCCGTCTTTCAGTAAGTGTCATTGATTACATCACTGAtgtcataattaataactgaCTGAAGAATACACATAAATAACATACATAATTGATTTGATATACctataagtattttttttataaggctataaaaaatagatcctaaaaaaattaacgaaacaTTCTACATTCCTATATCTAGAAGTTTATACATCtggaaaaattatgtaacaattttttttttttgcatcttACAACTATTcctaaaaaaatgatttaaaaaataatgctcTATATATTGGTCATTCCATAAATAATGCGATATAAAAAAGAGCttgatttattctttaattcaaaatcgaaaaatttttttagccggggaattaaaaatttaaaattaaaggttCTTGCAATATATGCCAGACAACAAGCAATAGAAACAGAATTTCCGATGCGTTGGATTTCTATTCTCCATTGCCTGTACCTGACCAATCTCGgtgatttgattttatatagcgcttttaggctacggtcaacgtgacgttcttcattcaaaaaaaaaagagaagaggaatgcttcgaagcatttgtagcgtcacgttgaccgtagccttaGTGACTAGTCAGGTACAGGcaatagagaataaaaatccAACATGTCGCAAATTCTGTTCCTATTCCCTATTTCTATTGCCTGTTACCTAGCAttgtgcaaaattaaaatatattttagattaaaattaaaatgttaaattttatttaaaaaatatctataaagtCCGTGTTACTTATAGGCATGGGACGACCCAATACAtggcatttaatttttttatactatatttttgtttcttgtAATGGAAATTCTTACAACTATTAATCTGTCGggactattttatattttaggaTATATATGGTAGGTTTGGTATTTGaatggattaaaaaaaatggtgGAGTCGAAGGTATGCAAAACTTTGCGAGGAAGAAGAGCAGCAAAATATACGATGTGATTGATGGATCAAAAGGATTTTATATGTGCCCGATCAAGCCAGATGCACGTAGTAAAATGAATATTCCACTCAGAATAAGAAACGGTGACGAGGAATTAGAAAAGGAGTTTCTTTCTGGTGCTGCAGCTCGCGGTATGCTGCAGCTAAAGGGTCACAGGTCAGCAGAAAACAAACTATTGAAATAAAACCGCAATTATAAccacataaattttttaatacaattgcAACAGTCTACAGTCtcaaattatgtttttatcgaTTCAGTTGAGtgcacaataattataaaaaataaaaaactaatctgattatttatatttcagtttttaatcaaaagatatataaatacaaaaaatatataataataaaaaataaatcatttaaaatttatttaaaattctatcaAGGACTTAACggaataataatcaaataaaggTAATAGAATCTATGAACCGAACTAGGTTTTGATGATCTAATAAGGTCAAAATGTCTATTTCAATTGTATAATCAATACAATTCTTAGCATTAAATTGTACTACTACAACTTAGTTCGGCTCGTACCCcctattatctttatttgataaatgtatttattgctTTGTATTATAGATATCAATCtacttgattatttaaattaattctagcAATATGTtcattaaacatatttttccaaaattcaaaacatttaatgtaataataatagaataatattttatatagtatataaaataatattaaagtaactataatttctctttacaGATCAGTGGGTGGAATACGTGCATCTTTGTATAATGCAGTCACGGAAGAAGAAGCGGAAATATTGGCCAACTACATGAAGTGGTTTTACAATAAACATTGTAAAAAGACTGAAAAGTAACTttgaaaaatgacaaaaatcaatttgcttggcaaaaattattcaaaaatgttacttgtaaatatacatttgtattggtttttatatacaataattttccaTATGTAAAGCGTTTTGGATTTGTTCATCTATATGTGTATCGTGTTACATTTAGAATTTTACCAGCTATTAGATTTAGGACTTTTACTTACAATTCTCTTCAGAGCAAACCATGTGATGCAaacaaaatatctaattctctTTCTAAATTAGGATTAGTTTGACGACATCCATCTACAACAGCTTTTGCCCACTAGAACAAAGAAAGTTTTTTAAGATGCAATATTAATgctatttgttttatattctataaaactTATGTCCTCATCGATAGAAATAGCTCACCTTAAAGTATTCTTTTACTCTTTCACTTGTCCAACCAATGGGAATGCCTTTTTCAAGATCTctcaaattatacaatttatcagccaattttactaattttgcTTCGCGAGATATATTAGGTGCATGTTCTATCTGCAATTGTTTACGTTTGGCTTTTGGCAATGTTTTGTCATCAGTTACTTCTCGAACCACCTGGGTAACTTTATATccaaattctttttcaatttcctCAAATGTAGTATCAGTATCTTCCACGGTATCATGTAAGATTGCTGCTAGAATAACAACTGGTTCAAAAACCATACCCTCttggattaaaatatttgctactcctaaaaaaaagagtaaaagtCAGTTACATATACCATAATAATGTTCCAAAAGTCACTTTCTTCTAAACACAAAGTGTTTTGGAATAACTTTCTCTTATCATAACGTTAAGTAAAAGCTGATAATTTctataatgataattttccacactagatatatgtatgttcttaataaaacagcaaaaattatttttgtctatataagaataataacctaaaaatattattgaattatttacctattattatcaaatttactttttaacttCTTCTATCGTTCatcaacattaaaatataacaattaaaaaaacaaaattagtttTATCGCTATAACATAGAAACTCAATTGAAGAAAGCTTGTATTTTTGGAACATCCTATATACGTTAACATTAGGCCCGTTTGTTTAGCTAAACTTCTTGCATAGTTCACCTTTTCTAACAtgaaaagaagaggaaagatgaactgtgcaagaaagttcagctaaaacaaACAGgcctataaaattattcaaactgAACCTAAAGGATGGTTTATGTATGGTGTTTGATCGACATTCTTCCTTCTTTGATTTTGATGTTTTTCCGCAGCAAAACTAGCACATTTTATTACTTGCGACAACAATTCTTCTTTTGTTAACTcctttatacatttttcgcAATGCACGTTTTCACTTTTAAAAGAATCGGCCCATCCTGCTTGAGCATTATTGCTGTCTTCCATAATAGTTTTGTCTTTATATAtccaaatataataattctacaaGATAATTTCAATtcacatgtaaaaaaaaaatcttttctttcttcaaatcGAATGTTGTAGTATCAATATAacctaaatttaattttaatcttcaaataaataatataaatgtgagAATAGGTTAATTTGTattatgcccgatctacaatagctgtagtaagctgtagtaagcctcaagatgtaagaaactgaccaatcacagtcgattattctcctcacattcgcctgtaattggtcaatttcttacggcttgaggcttactacagcttactacagctattgtagatcgggcatcaTGCTCACAGCCACTCACAGCGTTGTAAGCAGACATCCTTCATTAGATATCACGCAGATTTGCTTGCGCATCTCAAACGGCCATGTTTTTGGAATGCACCAATCCCGATCAAAGTAAAGAACCCTATAGTTTAGGGCATGACCACTGATGACCACTCTTATCTTTCTCTCTGGTTCTACTTCCGGTCtctattctatataattctaCGTCTATGGATTGCAAAGATACTCCGAACTCCGACGTGAGCTGTTATATCAAAATGTGCTAATTAAagaagattttttaaagtcATGAATTACTGTTCATCCTTTTACGCACAACTATTTTTACGGTATGAAAATTGCActgctataaatatattttaatgtgccataacaaaattcatatatttatttatataaagaccTTCTGACACTAATGTAGAGGTTAGATTCcgaattaatacattttatgaagcaaattttactattttaactAATCAAACACATTGTAATCTTCTCGGAATGTTTAGTTGTCGAAAgcgcgatttatttatattggaaaaaattaaatatgatttgatgcaaaatttatatgtgtttagtatatatatcttaGTGCAACATTTTCTGAAAGAAAGCttgtatattattcattaatttatcagTTTAGCAgttatagtaattatatttgaattcaaaatttaaaatattttaaattaatatttttaattttgtttgtagtaacgttacaataaaatttttaatttagaaatacaaaatagtttggatataaataaatttttttactttatccaTATCTGTGTCATTTTACActtctaaagaaaaaaacattaacaatataagtgaaatatagatactttattataatagaattttatgcTAATGACtatgttataaattgttttagcAATTTTGGATACCAATAAAagacattgaaataattatatcatagaGTTACTCTACGGATACATCAATGACTAAAGAGAAAAAGGTTGCAttattgcatttatacattttatatatatgttgcttgttttatttatttttatatatgtatatttgctgaatgtttcaaaattatcaaatcactgttttctatatatatattttttatctatacaCAATGttctcttaataaaaataatgtaatgtcACCTGctttttagtaaattattcACTACGTTCAcacatcattattattaatcaagttcaaaatttttcaaaaacttttacttttaagaaaagaaatataaattttatatcaatcacatgattaaaaaattatgaaaaaagaaagaatgaataaaatgtcctatataagataattatctaattcaaaatttaaaattggaattttattattactagtATTGCAATCTTGTATCTGTGATAGTATTATAATTGTTGTAGCTTTtacatgatttttattttagcaattTTAGTGTGCTATGATAGTACATACGTTgagatataaaagttattgatatgaatattttaacacGTACACAGAAAAGAAGAttgttgtttattttattataacttta
Coding sequences:
- the LOC139810822 gene encoding phosphoserine aminotransferase, encoding MTDLSQSHKVINFGAGPAKLPHEVLKKVQEELLAYGNTQISILELSHRSNDFKKVIDDAQATLRDILNIPDNYKTLFMQGGGTGLFAAIPMNIMNGTADYLITGSWSAKAAKEAAKYGKVNMVLPKVTKYTEIPDPSTWNLDANASYVYYCANETVHGIEFDYIPETNGIPLVADMSSNILTKPFDVSKFAVIFAGAQKNIGPAGVTLVIVRNDMLGRAMDICPTILNFTIMANDNSLHNTPPVFQIYMVGLVFEWIKKNGGVEGMQNFARKKSSKIYDVIDGSKGFYMCPIKPDARSKMNIPLRIRNGDEELEKEFLSGAAARGMLQLKGHRSVGGIRASLYNAVTEEEAEILANYMKWFYNKHCKKTEK
- the Mesh1 gene encoding guanosine-3',5'-bis(diphosphate) 3'-pyrophosphohydrolase MESH1, whose amino-acid sequence is MEDSNNAQAGWADSFKSENVHCEKCIKELTKEELLSQVIKCASFAAEKHQNQRRKNVDQTPYINHPLGVANILIQEGMVFEPVVILAAILHDTVEDTDTTFEEIEKEFGYKVTQVVREVTDDKTLPKAKRKQLQIEHAPNISREAKLVKLADKLYNLRDLEKGIPIGWTSERVKEYFKWAKAVVDGCRQTNPNLERELDILFASHGLL